The proteins below are encoded in one region of Sideroxydans lithotrophicus ES-1:
- a CDS encoding TatD family hydrolase, which translates to MFIDSHCHLNFPGLVEDLDAILANMRANDVTHALCVSVELASFPQVLELAETHDNLYASVGVHPDHELKVEPTQAELIRLANHPKVVAIGETGLDYYRLTGDLEWQRERFRTHIRAAKACGKPLIIHTRSAAEDTLRIMAEEDAGKAGGVMHCFTENLQVARAAIELGFYISFSGILTFKNAVSIKEVAQNIPLDRILIETDSPYLAPTPHRGKTNQPAYVRHVAEEIAKLRNISLEDVGSASSHNFRKLFLKQP; encoded by the coding sequence ATGTTCATAGATTCGCATTGCCACTTGAATTTTCCCGGTTTGGTGGAAGACCTCGACGCCATCCTGGCGAACATGCGTGCCAATGATGTCACACATGCCTTGTGTGTTTCGGTAGAGCTCGCTTCTTTTCCGCAGGTGCTGGAACTGGCTGAAACCCATGACAACCTGTACGCATCAGTCGGGGTGCATCCCGACCATGAACTGAAAGTCGAGCCAACCCAAGCCGAATTGATACGACTGGCAAATCACCCCAAAGTAGTCGCCATCGGCGAGACCGGACTGGACTACTACCGCCTTACCGGCGATCTGGAGTGGCAACGCGAAAGATTCAGAACGCATATCCGTGCGGCAAAGGCATGCGGCAAGCCGCTCATCATCCACACCCGTTCCGCCGCAGAAGACACCTTGCGCATCATGGCGGAAGAAGATGCAGGAAAAGCCGGCGGCGTGATGCATTGTTTCACCGAAAATCTGCAGGTTGCCAGGGCGGCGATTGAATTAGGGTTCTATATCTCGTTCTCCGGGATCCTGACCTTCAAGAATGCGGTCAGTATAAAAGAGGTGGCGCAGAACATTCCGCTGGATAGGATTCTGATCGAAACCGATTCGCCTTATCTTGCACCGACACCGCACCGCGGCAAAACCAACCAGCCAGCCTATGTCAGGCATGTGGCAGAGGAAATCGCAAAGCTGCGCAACATCAGCCTGGAAGATGTAGGTTCGGCCAGCAGTCACAATTTCAGGAAGTTATTCCTGAAGCAGCCATAA
- the fabF gene encoding beta-ketoacyl-ACP synthase II, translating to MARRRVVVTGLGAITPVGLGVAETWQNIVAGKSGIGRITRFDPSAFACQVAGEVNGFDVTQHLPAKDARRMDRFVHFGLVAGMEAFKDSGLVVTEQNAERIGVCISSGIGGLPMIEDTHNDYLAGGPRKISPFFIPGTIINMISGNLSIMYGLKGPNFSVVTACTTGTHSIGESARIIEYGDADVMIAGGAESTISPLALGGFSSAKALSTRNDDPATSSRPWDKDRDGFVMGEGAGVLVLEEYEHAKARGAKIYAELSGYGMSADAYHITAPSTDGPKRSMLNALRNAGLNPDQVQYVNAHGTSTPVGDKNETEALKLAFGDYARKLVVSSTKSMTGHLLGGAGGIESLFCVLAIHDQVAPPTINIFEQDPECDLDYCANTARKMKIDVAVNNNFGFGGTNGSLVFRKV from the coding sequence TTGGCTAGGCGCAGAGTGGTAGTAACCGGATTGGGCGCGATTACGCCCGTCGGTCTTGGGGTTGCCGAAACATGGCAAAACATCGTGGCAGGCAAATCCGGTATCGGGCGTATCACTCGCTTCGATCCCAGCGCCTTCGCCTGCCAAGTGGCAGGCGAGGTCAATGGTTTTGATGTAACCCAACATCTTCCAGCCAAGGACGCCCGGCGCATGGACCGCTTCGTTCATTTCGGTTTAGTGGCCGGCATGGAAGCGTTCAAGGACTCCGGCCTGGTTGTAACGGAACAGAACGCCGAACGTATCGGCGTGTGTATCAGCTCCGGCATCGGCGGTTTGCCGATGATCGAAGACACTCACAACGACTACCTTGCGGGCGGACCGCGCAAGATTTCGCCGTTCTTCATTCCCGGCACCATCATCAACATGATTTCCGGCAACCTGTCCATCATGTACGGACTGAAGGGGCCGAACTTCTCTGTGGTGACGGCCTGTACCACCGGTACTCACAGCATTGGCGAATCTGCCCGCATCATCGAATACGGCGATGCCGACGTGATGATCGCCGGCGGTGCTGAATCGACCATTTCGCCTTTGGCGCTTGGCGGTTTCTCTTCTGCCAAGGCATTATCCACCCGCAATGATGACCCAGCGACTTCCAGTCGTCCTTGGGACAAGGATCGGGATGGCTTCGTGATGGGCGAAGGAGCTGGCGTACTGGTGCTGGAAGAGTACGAGCACGCCAAGGCTCGCGGCGCCAAGATTTACGCCGAGCTCTCCGGTTACGGCATGAGCGCTGACGCATACCACATTACGGCACCAAGTACGGATGGCCCAAAACGCAGCATGCTCAATGCTCTGCGCAATGCTGGTTTGAATCCGGATCAAGTGCAGTACGTTAACGCGCACGGCACTTCGACCCCGGTGGGCGACAAGAACGAAACCGAAGCACTCAAGCTCGCTTTCGGCGACTACGCCAGGAAACTGGTGGTGAGTTCCACCAAATCTATGACAGGCCACCTGCTGGGCGGGGCGGGCGGGATCGAGTCCCTGTTCTGCGTGCTGGCGATCCATGACCAGGTCGCGCCTCCCACCATCAACATCTTCGAGCAGGATCCCGAGTGCGATCTGGACTATTGCGCCAATACAGCACGCAAGATGAAGATCGATGTGGCAGTGAACAACAATTTCGGCTTCGGCGGAACCAACGGCTCTTTGGTATTCCGCAAGGTCTGA
- the acpP gene encoding acyl carrier protein produces MSNEQRVKKIVAEQLGVNESEVKNESSFVNDLGADSLDTVELVMALEEEFGVEIPDEDAEKITTVQQALDYVNAHSK; encoded by the coding sequence ATGTCTAACGAACAACGCGTCAAGAAAATCGTAGCTGAGCAACTGGGTGTGAACGAGTCCGAAGTCAAGAACGAGTCTTCTTTTGTGAACGACTTGGGCGCCGACTCTCTGGATACCGTGGAACTGGTTATGGCCTTGGAAGAAGAATTCGGCGTTGAAATCCCTGACGAAGATGCAGAGAAGATCACCACCGTGCAACAAGCGCTCGACTACGTCAACGCGCATTCCAAATAA
- the mltG gene encoding endolytic transglycosylase MltG: MMSVIKELLLWLLFLLIIVAGLFTYYARTPIPLEKTPFVFSLKQGSSLKSAAHQIQLAGGLNNEWLFVLLARTLGKAKQIKPGNYQLEHETTPLHLLNMISKGQVEQSSITIIEGSTFKELRASLNADSTVRHDSESLSDAEILKRIGATESVPEGLFFPDTYNYARGSSDLIILKRAYQLMQRNLQENWKKRDENLPFSSPYEALILASIVEKETGQPGDRTMIASVFINRLHKNMRLQTDPTVIYGMGDKFDGNLRKKDLSHDTPYNTYTRDGLTPTPIALPGLASLQAVLHPAPSHALYFVARGDGTSQFSNSLVEHNNAVNRYQLKQK; encoded by the coding sequence ATGATGAGCGTCATTAAAGAGTTGTTGTTGTGGTTGCTGTTCTTGTTGATCATCGTGGCAGGATTGTTCACCTACTATGCACGTACGCCGATACCGCTGGAAAAAACTCCTTTCGTATTTTCCCTGAAACAGGGAAGCAGTCTTAAAAGTGCCGCGCACCAGATTCAGCTAGCCGGTGGGCTCAATAACGAATGGCTGTTCGTTTTGCTGGCCAGAACTTTGGGCAAGGCCAAGCAGATCAAGCCGGGGAACTATCAGTTGGAGCATGAAACCACTCCACTGCATTTGCTGAATATGATCAGCAAAGGCCAAGTCGAGCAGAGCTCAATCACCATCATCGAGGGTTCTACATTCAAGGAGTTGCGCGCTTCATTGAATGCCGATTCCACCGTGCGCCACGACAGCGAATCGCTGTCGGATGCCGAGATACTCAAGCGGATCGGAGCGACCGAATCCGTTCCAGAGGGATTGTTCTTTCCAGATACATACAACTATGCCCGTGGCAGCAGCGACCTGATAATATTGAAGCGCGCTTATCAGCTTATGCAACGCAACCTGCAGGAGAACTGGAAGAAACGCGATGAAAACCTGCCGTTCAGTTCACCCTATGAAGCGCTTATCCTGGCATCCATCGTTGAAAAGGAAACCGGCCAGCCAGGCGATCGCACCATGATCGCCTCCGTTTTCATCAACCGGCTGCACAAGAACATGCGCTTGCAGACCGATCCGACCGTCATTTACGGCATGGGTGACAAGTTCGATGGCAACCTGCGCAAAAAGGATCTGTCGCACGATACGCCGTATAACACTTATACGCGAGATGGGCTGACACCTACCCCTATCGCTCTGCCGGGGCTGGCTTCGCTGCAGGCCGTGCTTCATCCGGCTCCGAGCCATGCGCTTTATTTCGTTGCGCGTGGCGATGGGACATCGCAATTTTCCAATTCCTTGGTCGAGCATAACAACGCGGTCAACCGCTACCAGCTTAAACAAAAATGA
- the tmk gene encoding dTMP kinase yields the protein MSTAKFITFEGVDGAGKSTHLDWFANVLRQRGIDLLVTREPGGTQLGERLREILLNQPMHAETEALLMFAARREHVEQVIRPALQRGTWVISDRFSDASFAYQGGGRGVPVAKLEQLEQWVHGDIQPDLTLLFDIPIEIARQRLSNNASLDRFEQEQGEFFERVRQAYLSRAAKTPHRFAVIHAEKSMDEVKQDLAKIVASL from the coding sequence ATGAGTACAGCTAAATTCATCACGTTCGAAGGTGTGGATGGGGCAGGGAAGAGCACCCATCTGGATTGGTTCGCCAATGTGTTGCGCCAGCGCGGCATCGACCTACTGGTGACGCGTGAACCGGGAGGTACACAGCTGGGTGAGCGTCTGCGCGAGATATTGCTGAACCAGCCCATGCATGCCGAGACCGAAGCGCTGCTGATGTTTGCGGCACGCCGCGAGCATGTGGAGCAGGTCATCCGCCCTGCTTTGCAGCGTGGCACATGGGTCATTTCCGACCGTTTCAGTGATGCCAGTTTCGCCTATCAGGGCGGGGGCAGGGGTGTGCCTGTCGCAAAACTGGAGCAACTGGAGCAATGGGTACATGGCGACATACAGCCCGATCTGACCCTGCTTTTTGACATCCCGATCGAGATCGCGCGTCAGCGCCTGTCCAATAATGCAAGCCTGGATCGTTTCGAACAGGAGCAAGGCGAATTTTTCGAGCGCGTGCGCCAAGCCTACCTGTCCAGGGCTGCCAAAACGCCACATCGTTTCGCCGTCATCCATGCGGAAAAGTCCATGGATGAAGTTAAACAGGATTTGGCAAAGATCGTCGCATCTCTCTGA
- the holB gene encoding DNA polymerase III subunit delta': MKPLYPWQSESWQALQGLRNRLPHAVLLKGAQGIGKLDLAMNFAQSLLCEKPNADGTACHTCNSCHWFEQENHPDFRLVQPDALSSADEGDEKQGGKKPSREISVDQIRNLSNFANLSAHCGGYRVVLIHPAESMNNNAANSLLKTLEEPTDNLLFLLISHKPQQLLPTILSRCLGFTVSTPTRELGTAWLEQQGVKNPAHALAQSGFAPLQALGWSESGEGAEERSILLNAIRQPSKMDALALADGLQRSAPIYSIHCLQQWCHDLTSAKLAGMVRYFPEQAGEITKLANGVSSDALLRFQKELLEARRAAYHPLNPKLFLESLLLSYRQLFAI, encoded by the coding sequence ATGAAACCACTCTATCCATGGCAGTCTGAATCTTGGCAAGCCCTGCAAGGGCTGCGCAACAGATTGCCACATGCCGTGCTGTTGAAGGGTGCGCAAGGCATAGGCAAGCTGGATCTGGCGATGAATTTTGCCCAGTCCCTGCTTTGTGAAAAACCAAATGCAGACGGAACGGCTTGCCATACATGCAATTCCTGCCATTGGTTTGAACAGGAAAATCATCCCGATTTTCGTCTTGTCCAACCCGATGCGCTGAGTTCGGCCGATGAGGGCGACGAAAAGCAGGGCGGCAAAAAACCGTCACGCGAGATATCGGTGGATCAGATACGCAACTTGTCCAACTTCGCCAACCTGTCTGCCCATTGCGGCGGCTACCGCGTAGTGCTGATCCATCCGGCCGAATCCATGAACAACAATGCGGCCAACTCCCTGCTGAAAACGCTGGAAGAACCGACTGATAATTTGCTGTTTCTTCTGATCAGCCATAAGCCGCAGCAGTTGTTGCCGACCATCCTGAGCCGTTGTCTTGGCTTTACAGTAAGTACGCCGACACGCGAGCTCGGCACAGCCTGGCTCGAGCAGCAGGGCGTAAAGAACCCTGCACATGCGCTGGCGCAAAGCGGATTCGCTCCCCTGCAGGCATTAGGCTGGTCTGAATCGGGCGAGGGTGCTGAGGAACGGAGCATCTTGCTGAATGCTATCCGCCAACCTTCCAAGATGGATGCTTTGGCTCTGGCTGACGGCCTGCAGCGTAGCGCGCCGATATATTCCATTCATTGCCTGCAGCAGTGGTGCCACGACCTGACGAGCGCAAAACTTGCAGGCATGGTGCGGTATTTCCCCGAACAGGCTGGCGAGATCACCAAGCTGGCTAACGGTGTCTCATCCGATGCGTTGCTGCGTTTCCAGAAAGAGCTGCTGGAAGCCCGTCGTGCAGCCTACCATCCGCTTAACCCGAAACTGTTTCTGGAATCCCTGTTATTGTCATATCGTCAGCTGTTCGCCATTTGA
- the pabC gene encoding aminodeoxychorismate lyase — MLINGAPGNTINAEDRGLAYGDGVFRTLRMQAGLPVNWERQYAKLQQDCNALRIPCPSALVLSSELQQLGKSQAEGIAKIIITRGVSTRGYAPAAQSEATRILNITPKTAFPIEYSRQGIRAHVCKVRLAHQSLLAGIKHLNRLENVLAASELQGRDFPEGLLSDITGYVISGTRSNLFALRGNVLYTPNLTRCGVAGVQRERVMDWCKGYGVTCKVADLRIEELLQSDEIFFVNSVIGLWPVSELADYRRTQHPMAWKIQEWLNDERH, encoded by the coding sequence ATGCTGATCAACGGCGCGCCGGGCAATACGATCAATGCTGAAGATCGAGGGTTGGCGTACGGTGACGGCGTGTTCAGAACCCTGCGCATGCAAGCCGGACTTCCCGTAAACTGGGAACGCCAATATGCCAAACTTCAACAAGATTGCAATGCACTAAGGATTCCCTGTCCTTCCGCGCTGGTGCTTTCCAGCGAATTGCAGCAGCTGGGCAAATCACAGGCCGAGGGCATCGCCAAGATCATCATCACCAGAGGCGTCTCGACCAGAGGATATGCGCCTGCCGCCCAATCCGAAGCGACTCGCATCCTCAACATCACTCCCAAGACGGCTTTCCCGATTGAATATTCAAGGCAGGGAATACGCGCGCATGTCTGTAAAGTGCGACTGGCCCACCAGTCTTTGCTTGCGGGGATAAAACACCTCAATCGACTGGAGAACGTGCTTGCCGCCAGCGAGTTGCAGGGCAGGGATTTCCCGGAAGGCCTGCTGAGCGACATTACCGGTTATGTCATCTCTGGCACTCGCAGCAATCTGTTCGCGCTGCGCGGTAATGTCCTTTATACGCCGAACCTGACGCGCTGCGGGGTGGCGGGAGTGCAGAGAGAGCGGGTCATGGATTGGTGCAAGGGATATGGTGTGACTTGCAAGGTGGCAGATCTCCGCATCGAAGAGTTATTGCAGTCCGATGAGATATTCTTTGTGAACAGCGTCATCGGACTGTGGCCGGTAAGCGAACTTGCCGATTATCGCCGTACGCAGCATCCGATGGCTTGGAAGATACAGGAATGGTTGAATGATGAGCGTCATTAA
- the fabG gene encoding 3-oxoacyl-ACP reductase FabG, producing the protein MTLQGQIALVTGASRGIGQAIALELGRQGATVIGTATSDNGAQAIGAYLDAAGIKGKGFALNVNDAAQTEQVLAAIREQFGEISILVNNAGITKDNLLARMTDEEWDDVLSTNLKSVFRLSRAVLRAMMKARGGRIISISSVVGSMGNPGQANYAASKAGMAGFTKSLAQEIGSRNITVNCVAPGFIDTDMTHALGEEQRAKLVEHVPLKRLGQPADIAAAVAFLASPGAAYITGVTLHVNGGMYME; encoded by the coding sequence ATGACACTGCAAGGACAAATCGCACTGGTTACGGGCGCTTCGCGTGGTATCGGTCAAGCCATCGCGCTGGAGCTGGGCAGGCAAGGTGCGACCGTGATCGGCACCGCCACCAGCGACAATGGCGCACAAGCCATCGGTGCCTATCTGGATGCTGCCGGCATCAAGGGCAAGGGTTTTGCGTTGAACGTCAATGATGCCGCCCAGACCGAGCAGGTACTGGCGGCGATTCGCGAACAGTTCGGCGAAATCTCGATCCTGGTGAACAACGCGGGTATCACCAAGGACAACCTGCTGGCACGCATGACCGATGAAGAATGGGATGACGTGCTGTCGACCAACCTCAAATCCGTGTTCCGCCTGAGCCGCGCCGTTTTGCGTGCCATGATGAAGGCCCGGGGCGGCCGCATCATCAGCATTTCCTCGGTGGTCGGCAGCATGGGCAATCCTGGTCAGGCCAACTATGCCGCCTCCAAGGCTGGCATGGCCGGCTTCACCAAATCGCTGGCGCAGGAGATCGGCAGCCGTAATATCACCGTGAATTGCGTCGCACCGGGCTTCATCGACACCGATATGACGCACGCCTTGGGCGAAGAACAGCGCGCCAAACTGGTCGAACATGTACCTTTGAAACGTCTCGGCCAGCCTGCCGACATTGCAGCTGCTGTAGCCTTTCTGGCCAGTCCGGGAGCGGCTTACATCACCGGCGTCACGTTGCATGTGAACGGCGGGATGTACATGGAGTAA